A genomic region of Lasioglossum baleicum chromosome 16, iyLasBale1, whole genome shotgun sequence contains the following coding sequences:
- the LOC143216964 gene encoding bone morphogenetic protein 2, which produces MTSTVPYLFLGLLLLSRTLDAHGDHAEGSEDSWSLADLDHGEDNHALRDEALEKLQQVLGIRSHGEKTGRRKVPPQFMVELYNNVADSSGVTRGRNPYNAKVVRSFIERDTSMSRFYFFNITGLEVDESVLEAELHLYRKRTSAKTAHPSTLASAYYLIRVYQVLDEKSLDAPQQHKLLNVRYVGAHASGWQIFNVKQAVLAWLSGEPNLGLLVTASTLFEDQVDVEFSRRNEYHHSKQPILVLFDDDGRSDQSNKKMIPRYYAYGNNNEVEGEVSYDEEDEKIDLKNEYNDKSLDRRSRKGQPEEARWEGGERSEFFQRQKRTQSKDLEDEQFSNRRRREATSLSDRHENPFSNDALFLSMDIYRRAMRRGRLDHRRSKLRVKNRREKRATKSHASVQQNVTECSRHELYVDFKEIGLSSSIIAPVGYSANHCKGVCESPLSQDQQPTNHATIQGIVHKMGLAQDIERPCCVPTKLLGTPILFFDDNENIILKNYQDMIADRCGCR; this is translated from the exons ATGACGAGTACCGTGCCGTACCTCTTCCTGGGGTTGCTGTTGCTGTCGAGGACCCTGGACGCTCATGGTGACCATGCTGAAGGATCGGAGGACTCCTGGTCCTTGGCCGACCTCGATCACGGCGAGGACAATCATGCTCTCCGAGACGAGGCTCTGGAGAAGCTGCAACAG GTGCTCGGAATCCGCAGCCATGGCGAGAAGACGGGCCGTCGCAAGGTGCCCCCGCAGTTTATGGTGGAGTTGTACAACAACGTCGCCGATTCCAGCGGTGTCACTCGCGGTAGAAACCCGTACAATGCCAAGGTCGTTCGCAGCTTCATCGAAAGAG ATACATCCATGTCGAGGTTCTACTTCTTCAACATCACGGGGTTGGAGGTGGACGAGTCTGTTCTAGAAGCGGAGCTGCACTTGTACCGGAAGAGGACGTCGGCGAAAACCGCGCATCCTTCCACGTTAGCCTCTGCTTACTACCTG ATAAGGGTCTACCAAGTTCTGGACGAGAAGAGCCTGGATGCTCCTCAGCAGCATAAGCTCCTGAATGTTCGGTATGTCGGGGCGCACGCTTCCGGTTGGCAG ATCTTCAACGTGAAGCAAGCGGTGCTCGCTTGGCTGAGCGGCGAGCCTAATCTGGGTCTCCTAGTGACGGCGTCGACCCTGTTCGAGGACCAAGTGGACGTGGAGTTCTCGCGTCGCAACGAGTACCACCACAGCAAGCAGCCGATCTTGGTTCTATTCGACGACGACGGCCGTAGCGATCAGAGCAATAAGAAGATGATCCCGCGCTATTACGCGTACGGGAACAACAACGAGGTCGAGGGCGAAGTGTCGTACGACGAAGAGGACGAGAAGATTGATCTGAAGAACGAGTATAATGACAAGAGCCTCGATAGACGCTCGCGAAAAGGTCAACCGGAGGAAGCGAGATGGGAGGGTGGGGAGAGGTCCGAATTTTTCCAACGACAGAAGAGAACGCAATCGAAGGACTTAGAAGACGAACAATTCTCTAATCGTCGTCGCAGGGAGGCGACTTCCTTGTCGGATCGTCACGAGAATCCTTTCTCCAACGACGCTCTGTTCCTCTCGATGGACATTTACAGAAGAGCCATGCGCAGGGGAAGATTGGACCACCGGAGGTCCAAGCTGCGTGTGAAGAACCGCAGAGAGAAACGGGCCACCAAAAGCCACGCTTCCGTTCAGCAGAATGTCACCGAGTGCTCGAGGCACGAGCTCTACGTAGATTTTAAGGAAATTGGACTCTCCTCGTCGATCATAGCTCCGGTAGGCTACTCGGCCAACCACTGTAAAGGCGTCTGCGAGTCCCCGCTCAGCCAGGACCAGCAGCCGACGAATCATGCGACCATCCAGGGCATAGTTCACAAGATGGGCCTGGCGCAGGACATCGAGCGACCTTGCTGCGTGCCCACCAAGCTCCTAGGAACACCCATCCTCTTCTTCGATGATAACGAGAACATAATCCTAAAGAACTATCAGGACATGATCGCGGATCGCTGCGGATGCCGCTAG